The Prunus persica cultivar Lovell chromosome G8, Prunus_persica_NCBIv2, whole genome shotgun sequence genome includes a region encoding these proteins:
- the LOC18767513 gene encoding serine carboxypeptidase-like 17: MTKTNRSLTICIRLLWLWKKSLLLLLLLPNFCSTQTIIKNLPGFSGDLPFKLETGYVGVGNKDELQLFYYFIESERSPENDPLLLWITGGPRCSSFSGLVYENGPISFSFTSITKHPVELVLNPYSWTKLANIIFLDAPAGTGFSYSTTTDGYNTSDTIHAKRASEFLQRWLLTHPKFLANPLYISGDSYSGKIVPIIVQEITNGIEAGIGPSLNLEGYIIGNPVTNRKAELNSQIEYAHRMALISTRMFESTKRNCKGDYVDVDPNNELCLINLQAFEECISRLEVSHILAPACAPGIDDDNFLSFPFPEQLCRVERQRYSEVWANDINVPKALNIREGTKAEWARCNSSIPYIKDVRSSVDYHRNLMQKSLRAFVYSGDHDLKVPHISTEAWIESLSLPIVDDWKPWFSNNQVAGYRVGYSNGEYHLTYATIKGGGHTGPEFNPRESFDMIERWLEHSPL, encoded by the exons ATGACCAAAACCAACAGAAGCCTCACGATCTGCATTAGATTATTGTGGCTCTGGAAAAAATCACTTTTGCTGCTACTGCTGCTTCCCAACTTTTGTTCAACGCAGACAATCATCAAGAACTTGCCAGGATTTTCTGGTGACCTCCCATTCAAGCTTGAAACTGG GTACGTTGGGGTAGGCAATAAGGATGAGCTGCAGCTGTTCTACTATTTCATTGAGTCAGAAAGGAGCCCAGAAAATGATCCTCTGCTGCTTTGGATCACCGGAGGCCCTCGATGCTCCAGTTTTTCTGGCCTCGTTTATGAAAATG GTCCAATATCTTTCAGTTTTACAAGTATAACAAAGCATCCAGTAGAACTTGTTTTGAATCCATACTCATGGACAAAG ttagCAAACATAATATTTCTAGACGCTCCTGCCGGGACTGGTTTCTCATACTCCACAACAACAGATGGCTACAACACTAGTGACACCATTCATGCAAAACGAGCTTCTGAGTTTCTTCAAAGG TGGCTTTTGACTCATCCCAAGTTTCTTGCAAATCCACTGTACATTTCTGGTGATTCGTACTCGGGGAAGATTGTTCCGATCATTGTTCAAGAGATAACTAATG gTATTGAAGCTGGAATCGGGCCATCTTTGAATCTCGAA GGATACATAATTGGCAATCCAGTTACAAATCGAAAAGCGGAATTGAATTCGCAAATTGAATACGCTCATCGCATGGCGCTTATATCAACTAGAATGTTTGAG TCGACCAAAAGGAATTGCAAGGGGGATTACGTAGATGTGGATCCAAACAATGAGCTTTGCCTCATCAATCTTCAAGCTTTCGAGGAG TGCATTAGCAGACTTGAGGTGAGTCATATATTGGCACCTGCATGCGCTCCTGGTATCGATGATGACAATTTCTTAAGCTTTCCCTTTCCTGAACAACTGTGTCGG gTAGAGAGGCAACGGTACTCTGAGGTTTGGGCAAATGATATTAATGTTCCTAAAGCTCTCAACATTCGGGag GGAACAAAAGCTGAATGGGCAAGATGCAATAGCTCAATACCTTACATAAAAGATGTCCGAAGTAGTGTTGACTATCATCGAAACCTCATGCAAAAATCCCTCCGGGCTTTTGTCTACAG TGGGGATCATGACTTGAAAGTTCCCCATATAAGTACAGAGGCATGGATAGAATCCTTGAGCTTGCCAATTGTTGATGACTGGAAACCATGGTTCTCTAACAATCAAGTTGCAGG ATACAGAGTTGGCTATTCGAATGGGGAGTATCATTTGACATATGCCACTATAAAG GGAGGAGGTCACACAGGTCCCGAGTTTAATCCCAGAGAAAGCTTTGATATGATCGAAAGGTGGCTAGAGCATTCTCCTCTTTAA